From the Diceros bicornis minor isolate mBicDic1 chromosome 19, mDicBic1.mat.cur, whole genome shotgun sequence genome, one window contains:
- the NXT1 gene encoding NTF2-related export protein 1, giving the protein MSKLRLRVAVGNNLSLELSLQYVIVLPPIEKEVCSIVRAEQTVSFTQALSNLLAHSPSPLRRREPLGRASFSRAEMASVDFKTYVDQACRAAEEFVNVYYTTMDKRRRLLSRLYMGTATLVWNGNAVSGQESLSEFFEMLPSSEFQINVVDCQPVHDEATPSQTTVLVVICGTVKFEGNKQRDFNQNFILTAQASPSNAVWKIASDCFRFQDWAS; this is encoded by the coding sequence atgagcaaactgaggcttagagtagCTGTTGGCAACAATTTGAGCCTAGAGTTATCTCTACAGTATGTGATTGTTTTGCCTCCAATAGAAAAAGAGGTTTGTTCCATTGTCAGGGCAGAACAGACTGTGTCATTCACACAGGCTCTCTCCAACCTTCTTGCCCACAGCCCCAGCCCCCTCAGGCGCAGGGAGCCCCTGGGCAGAGCCTCCTTCAGCAGAGCAGAGATGGCCTCAGTGGACTTCAAGACTTACGTGGATCAGGCCTGCAGAGCCGCTGAGGAGTTCGTCAACGTCTACTACACCACCATGGATAAGCGCCGGCGTCTGCTGTCCCGCCTCTACATGGGCACGGCTACCCTGGTGTGGAATGGAAATGCCGTGTCAGGACAAGAGTCCTTGAGTGAGTTTTTTGAAATGTTGCCCTCCAGTGAGTTCCAAATCAACGTGGTAGACTGCCAGCCTGTCCATGATGAAGCCACCCCCAGCCAGACTACAGTCCTCGTCGTGATCTGTGGAACAGTGAAGTTTGAGGGCAACAAACAACGGGACTTCAACCAGAACTTCATCCTGACGGCCCAGGCCTCGCCCAGTAATGCGGTGTGGAAGATAGCTAGTGACTGCTTCCGGTTCCAGGACTGGGCCAGCTAG